One segment of Phragmites australis chromosome 13, lpPhrAust1.1, whole genome shotgun sequence DNA contains the following:
- the LOC133889090 gene encoding heavy metal-associated isoprenylated plant protein 39-like isoform X1, with product MAPQQKVILKVSSMSDEKVKQKAMETVADIYGIDSIAADHKDQKMTVIGEMDTVTIAKKLKKFGKIDIVSVGPAKEEKKDDKKGGNK from the exons ATGGCGCCGCAA CAGAAGGTGATCTTGAAGGTCTCCTCTATGAGTGATGAGAAAGTGAAGCAGAAGGCGATGGAAACTGTTGCGGATATCTACG GAATCGATTCGATAGCCGCCGATCACAAAGATCAGAAGATGACCGTAATAGGTGAGATGGACACTGTCACGATCGCCAAGAAGTTGAAGAAGTTTGGGAAGATCGATATCGTCTCAGTTGGGCCGgccaaggaagagaagaaggacGACAAGAAAGGGGGAAATAAATGA
- the LOC133889090 gene encoding heavy metal-associated isoprenylated plant protein 39-like isoform X2: protein MAPQKVILKVSSMSDEKVKQKAMETVADIYGIDSIAADHKDQKMTVIGEMDTVTIAKKLKKFGKIDIVSVGPAKEEKKDDKKGGNK, encoded by the exons ATGGCGCCGCAA AAGGTGATCTTGAAGGTCTCCTCTATGAGTGATGAGAAAGTGAAGCAGAAGGCGATGGAAACTGTTGCGGATATCTACG GAATCGATTCGATAGCCGCCGATCACAAAGATCAGAAGATGACCGTAATAGGTGAGATGGACACTGTCACGATCGCCAAGAAGTTGAAGAAGTTTGGGAAGATCGATATCGTCTCAGTTGGGCCGgccaaggaagagaagaaggacGACAAGAAAGGGGGAAATAAATGA
- the LOC133889089 gene encoding uncharacterized protein LOC133889089, which translates to SRDGGCGEGRSAHPEPGCGTLSGSEWRRVRLLRRCRRRSLSLRLLDVNQCQSQYCGFAILLRQRTKQVKLLFRYCGSEATLDIAFPDWSFWGWTELNIKPWEALRREITEGNATVNWTDRAPYGYWKGNPTVGAGRRDLLRTGGRRCRKGSGNRTCPSNARTGTRSMSKARGWSVSEKYILACDSVALMVRPRLHDFFSRGLTPLRHYWPIRDRGKCPSIKFAVDWGNAHTDKAQQIGGNASRFIQEELTIDNVHDYMFHLLTEYAKQLRYKPAVPRGAVEVTVESMTQGRRGLERKYMMDTVVTGTSSEDPCRL; encoded by the exons TCGAGGGATGGAGGCTGCGGCGAAGGTCGGTCCGCTCACCCAGAGCCTGGCTGCGGCACCCTGTCCGGCAGTGAGTGGCGGCGTGTTCGTCTTCTTCGCCGCTGTCGTCGCCGGAGCCTTAGTCTCCGCTTGCTGGATGTCAACCAGTGCCAGA GCCAATACTGCGGCTTTGCCATCTTGCTACGGCAGCGGACGAAGCAAGTGAAATTGCTGTTCCGGTACTGCGGCAGCGAGGCTACGCTGGACATTGCCTTCCCTGACTGGTCATTCTGGGGTTG GACGGAGCTCAACATAAAGCCGTGGGAAGCACTGCGAAGGGAGATAACAGAAGGGAACGCGACGGTGAACTGGACGGACAGAGCGCCGTACGGGTACTGGAAGGGGAACCCGACGGTGGGCGCCGGACGCCGGGACCTCCTCAG GACTGGAGGAAGGAGGTGCAGGAAGGGTTCCGGGAATCGGACTTgtccaagcaatgcacgcacAG GTACAAGATCTATGTCGAAGGCGCGGGGCTGGTCGGTGAGCGAGAAGTACATCCTGGCGTGCGACTCGGTGGCGCTCATGGTGCGGCCGAGGCTCCACGACTTCTTCTCGCGGGGGCTGACGCCGCTGCGGCACTACTGGCCCATCCGCGACCGCGGCAAGTGCCCCTCCATCAAATTCGCCGTGGATTGGGGCAACGCTCACACGGACAAG GCGCAGCAAATCGGAGGGAACGCGAGCAGGTTCATCCAGGAAGAGCTGACGATCGACAACGTCCACGACTACATGTTCCACCTTCTCACGGAGTACGCGAAGCAGCTACGGTACAAGCCCGCGGTGCCTCGCGGAGCCGTGGAGGTCACCGTCGAATCCATGACGCAGGGACGGCGGGGTCTGGAGAGGAAGTACATGATGGACACGGTGGTGACCGGTACGAGCAGCGAGGATCCCTGCAGGCTGTAG